In Paraburkholderia terrae, the following proteins share a genomic window:
- a CDS encoding hybrid sensor histidine kinase/response regulator translates to MSHTDSCRFEREDVRLLSSLATVAGAALTVTSARDARENDSRRRDEFIAMLGHELLGPVAPIDNAVAAAKAQSAGNEHVVQLLTIAQRQIRRLRTVMDELLDAARLQHDKLRLELREASLKGIVSDAILSVEHRLQLWAQTLTVSGLDDDLVVQADDVRLSQVVGNLLSNSVRYSPEGGHIELRITTDLPSKTVIIAVRDNGSGIAMKDLPRLFDLFVQSHDAAGNAGLGVGLAVVKRLVELHDGTVEVTSQGPGKGTEVTARLPILCETPSYQPDGSEAAPPSRPLQILLVDDDDDALGALSAMLLCEGHSVDMADSGGAALLQLEHVKPELAIVDLDMPGMDGFDVARAIRADASCQDIYLVALSGYVEDGYRCQAFTAGFNAYVTKPWSLDAFKKLFADHGFPHRQLRA, encoded by the coding sequence ATGTCCCATACGGACAGCTGTCGCTTCGAGCGTGAGGACGTACGCCTGCTGTCGAGCCTTGCGACGGTCGCAGGAGCAGCACTCACAGTCACGAGTGCGCGAGACGCCCGGGAGAATGACAGCCGGCGCCGCGATGAGTTTATCGCGATGCTCGGTCACGAACTGCTCGGCCCCGTCGCCCCGATAGATAACGCGGTTGCCGCCGCGAAAGCACAAAGTGCCGGCAACGAACATGTCGTGCAACTCCTCACCATCGCCCAACGCCAGATCAGGCGGTTGCGAACCGTGATGGATGAACTGCTGGATGCGGCTCGCCTTCAACACGACAAACTGAGACTGGAGCTCCGTGAGGCGTCGCTCAAGGGCATCGTTTCGGATGCGATCCTCTCTGTTGAGCACCGCCTGCAACTCTGGGCTCAGACGCTAACCGTAAGCGGGCTTGACGACGATCTGGTCGTTCAGGCGGACGACGTCCGGCTCAGCCAGGTCGTTGGAAATCTCCTCTCGAACTCTGTTCGGTATTCGCCAGAAGGCGGCCACATCGAGTTGCGTATTACCACAGATCTGCCGTCGAAGACTGTCATCATCGCCGTTCGCGACAACGGAAGTGGCATCGCCATGAAGGATCTGCCTCGCCTCTTCGACCTGTTTGTGCAGTCACACGATGCCGCTGGCAATGCCGGGCTCGGCGTTGGGCTCGCGGTCGTCAAGCGACTCGTAGAACTTCACGACGGAACGGTTGAGGTTACCAGCCAGGGTCCGGGAAAAGGAACCGAAGTGACGGCGCGCCTGCCCATTCTGTGCGAAACGCCGTCATATCAACCGGACGGAAGCGAGGCAGCACCTCCAAGCAGGCCGCTGCAAATCTTGCTCGTTGACGATGACGATGATGCCCTTGGGGCGCTATCGGCCATGCTCCTTTGTGAGGGGCATAGCGTCGATATGGCGGATTCAGGCGGTGCAGCATTACTTCAGCTGGAGCACGTAAAACCGGAGCTGGCCATCGTCGACCTCGACATGCCGGGCATGGACGGATTCGATGTCGCGAGAGCGATCCGTGCGGACGCCAGCTGCCAGGACATCTACCTGGTCGCGCTGAGCGGCTACGTGGAGGATGGGTACCGCTGCCAGGCCTTCACGGCAGGCTTCAACGCATACGTCACGAAGCCATGGTCACTGGACGCATTCAAAAAGCTCTTTGCTGATCACGGATTCCCGCACAGGCAATTGCGAGCGTGA
- a CDS encoding ferritin-like domain-containing protein: protein MPTKTLNDLFIHSLSDIYSAEKQMTKSLPKMARASTNPALRAAFEKHLVETQGQVQRIDQIVETSGIKLKRIKCAAMEGLVEEGQEEIDEIEKGPVLDTALIAAAQKAEHYEIASYGSLIAMGNQLGETEAVKLLAETLQEEKATDEALSLLAEEKVAAEAMGK from the coding sequence ATGCCGACGAAGACCCTCAACGATCTGTTCATCCATTCGCTATCAGATATCTATAGCGCCGAAAAACAGATGACGAAGTCGCTCCCGAAGATGGCGCGCGCGTCAACGAATCCTGCCCTGCGGGCGGCCTTCGAAAAGCACCTTGTAGAAACGCAGGGACAGGTTCAAAGAATCGACCAGATCGTCGAAACGAGCGGTATCAAGCTCAAGCGCATCAAGTGCGCCGCCATGGAAGGCCTTGTCGAGGAGGGCCAGGAGGAGATTGACGAAATTGAAAAGGGGCCCGTCCTCGATACCGCGCTCATTGCGGCAGCCCAAAAGGCCGAGCACTACGAAATCGCGTCATACGGCTCGCTGATCGCCATGGGCAATCAGCTGGGCGAAACGGAGGCAGTGAAGCTTCTGGCCGAAACGCTGCAGGAAGAGAAGGCGACGGACGAAGCTCTTTCCCTGCTGGCAGAAGAGAAGGTGGCAGCGGAGGCAATGGGAAAGTAG
- a CDS encoding hemerythrin domain-containing protein: protein MSTPQGSMSPGITTMIRLDHSHVILAFHRYRAETALWRKRAIVNSVCKALEIHAQLEEEIFYPALARAEPGNDVLKKSLPEHEQMRDVIARLRGMGPENVEYDALFMELIRDAMHHVADEETVLLPAAERSLKSELRVLGAEMTRRRLELLREHPMEIALNTAGTFPVATVVLTTVVARAVLRLLKGRHPLLSRRSR from the coding sequence ATGTCCACGCCACAGGGGTCAATGTCGCCCGGTATCACGACGATGATCCGGCTTGACCACTCACACGTCATCCTGGCTTTCCATCGCTATCGCGCTGAAACTGCCTTGTGGCGTAAGCGGGCTATCGTTAATTCGGTATGCAAGGCGCTTGAGATCCACGCGCAGCTCGAGGAAGAAATTTTTTATCCCGCTCTCGCTCGCGCCGAGCCGGGCAACGACGTACTGAAGAAAAGTCTTCCGGAGCATGAGCAAATGCGTGACGTCATCGCCAGGTTACGCGGCATGGGTCCCGAGAACGTGGAGTACGACGCGCTTTTCATGGAGCTGATACGCGACGCGATGCACCATGTCGCTGATGAGGAAACCGTGTTGCTTCCGGCTGCCGAGCGATCCCTGAAAAGTGAGCTGCGTGTGCTTGGGGCCGAAATGACACGCCGACGTCTCGAACTGCTTCGGGAGCATCCGATGGAGATAGCGCTTAATACTGCGGGTACTTTCCCCGTCGCGACGGTGGTGCTCACCACCGTCGTGGCTCGTGCCGTCCTGCGCTTGCTCAAGGGCCGTCATCCCCTGTTATCCCGCCGTTCGCGCTGA
- a CDS encoding chemotaxis protein CheB: MRVQHAVHEQPFQHSVVYIAPPDRHLIIQDGKTLLTTGPKENFTRPAADPLFRSAAINYGHRVIGIVLTGHLDGGAAGLKAVNACGGFVAIQDPAESAAPGMPENALRAVRADIVASVAELAAVVVKRLDEPVGAKTKPSNIRHIAAIGTRSPLPARNAVGSFGESVKMRHLDSGVAPVTPFPLWRSKMCSESRLRTP, encoded by the coding sequence ATGCGAGTTCAACACGCCGTGCACGAACAGCCGTTTCAGCATTCCGTTGTTTACATCGCGCCGCCCGACCGCCACCTGATTATCCAGGATGGTAAGACGCTGCTCACCACAGGGCCGAAAGAAAATTTCACCCGCCCGGCGGCTGACCCTTTGTTTCGATCCGCTGCGATCAATTACGGGCATCGCGTTATCGGAATTGTCCTTACTGGCCATCTCGACGGCGGTGCGGCGGGCCTTAAGGCAGTCAATGCATGCGGCGGATTCGTTGCCATACAAGATCCAGCGGAATCGGCTGCACCCGGGATGCCCGAAAATGCACTCCGCGCGGTTAGGGCGGACATCGTTGCCAGCGTGGCGGAACTCGCTGCAGTCGTCGTGAAACGATTGGATGAGCCGGTGGGAGCGAAAACCAAGCCGTCGAACATTCGCCACATCGCAGCGATCGGTACGCGCAGCCCCTTACCTGCCCGGAATGCGGTGGGGTCGTTTGGCGAATCGGTGAAGATGCGCCACCTCGATTCCGGTGTCGCACCGGTTACGCCTTTTCCGCTCTGGCGCTCGAAGATGTGCAGCGAGAGCAGACTGAGAACGCCATAA
- a CDS encoding DUF883 family protein, with protein MAESYQSTTPGSAGSFQQDNNSPAKSNGGDAEGGNGAGALSDLKDKIVSAQEVVKTKYRVVSESTDDFVHESPWKSVAMAFIGGLVIGMLAAR; from the coding sequence ATGGCCGAGTCCTATCAATCTACGACTCCCGGCTCCGCCGGTTCATTTCAACAGGACAACAATTCTCCAGCGAAGTCGAACGGCGGCGACGCAGAAGGAGGAAACGGTGCCGGGGCGCTGTCCGACCTGAAGGACAAAATTGTGAGTGCACAGGAGGTTGTCAAAACGAAGTACCGCGTTGTCTCCGAATCGACCGATGATTTCGTTCATGAGAGTCCGTGGAAATCTGTCGCGATGGCGTTCATCGGCGGACTCGTCATCGGCATGCTTGCTGCCCGCTAA
- a CDS encoding DUF4142 domain-containing protein yields MRMKHLLIITGVVGGSVMCPAGAQTQAASTTAANPLAQVDKDFVQAASMSSSTEIDAAKLAQKNSEDKDVKSFAHHMMADHTKLTVQLKMAAPKGVTVPKDNSDTAVVDSLKGLKGKEFDQAYIQRVGLEGHKQAISAFQKEITDGQDAKLKKAAQDAMPTIQEHYQHAQSLATQKGVAAQ; encoded by the coding sequence ATGAGAATGAAGCATCTTTTGATCATCACCGGTGTTGTCGGCGGATCTGTCATGTGCCCTGCCGGTGCGCAAACGCAGGCTGCCTCCACGACGGCGGCTAACCCGTTAGCTCAGGTCGATAAGGACTTCGTGCAAGCGGCATCAATGTCCTCGTCGACCGAAATCGACGCCGCGAAACTTGCGCAGAAGAACTCAGAGGACAAGGACGTTAAGTCTTTCGCGCACCATATGATGGCCGATCACACCAAGTTGACCGTGCAACTGAAAATGGCGGCGCCAAAGGGCGTTACTGTGCCAAAGGACAACTCCGACACGGCGGTCGTTGATTCGCTCAAGGGATTGAAGGGGAAGGAATTCGATCAGGCGTATATCCAGAGGGTGGGACTTGAGGGACACAAGCAGGCCATCTCTGCGTTTCAGAAGGAGATAACGGACGGACAGGACGCCAAGCTCAAGAAGGCAGCTCAGGACGCGATGCCAACCATCCAGGAACACTACCAACACGCGCAGTCGCTGGCGACACAGAAGGGTGTCGCCGCGCAATAG
- a CDS encoding GlsB/YeaQ/YmgE family stress response membrane protein: MDPVSHGIIFWLIIGGIAGALAGRIVDGGGFGIVVDIIVGIVGAFIGGWLGGALGLHLGGGIIGSLITALIGAVILLVVLRLFSRSRAGPL; the protein is encoded by the coding sequence ATGGACCCTGTCTCACATGGAATCATTTTCTGGCTGATTATTGGCGGCATCGCTGGCGCTTTGGCCGGTCGTATCGTCGACGGCGGTGGTTTTGGCATCGTCGTGGACATCATCGTGGGAATTGTTGGAGCCTTCATAGGAGGCTGGCTTGGCGGGGCTCTCGGCCTGCACCTTGGAGGCGGCATAATCGGCTCGCTTATTACGGCGCTGATTGGCGCGGTCATTCTGCTCGTCGTCCTGCGACTTTTTAGCCGAAGTCGCGCGGGTCCACTGTAG
- a CDS encoding alpha-amylase family glycosyl hydrolase, with amino-acid sequence MPTKLSDATVADKLKSAKQGIPANGLTASPEDWRDCWIYFLMVDRFNNPAAPPPLPYDLDTQTFQGGTLAGMKVQLGYLKGLGVGAVWFTPVLRNGRLLQGAPNEGTYHGYGIENFLEIDPRFGSGVQDIETELRAFVAAAHELDIYVIFDIVLNHTGDVFAYPGNQSTAPYQEHPYDIQWRDAEGNARADWTDALQITDPTDGAVLPTELRQNEFFRREGGGGPVETVGDFGSSKQMMSANYELGNFLIQAYQYLIAAFDIDGFRIDTLKFLDPSFALRFGNAIREFALSVGKKNFFTFGEVWGGEDQIARFIGRNVLASSTDMVGVDAALDYPLFYALTATMKGSSAPSNLAAMYQNRKNVENGVISSHGEATRFFVTFLDNHDQWSRYYYVDPANPHHYDNQVTMAMAALFCLPGIPCIYYGTEQGLHGAGGSERATREALWGKPGTPFDDTHPFYLQLKKVSAVRSALPALRYGRIYFRPVSGDGASYGVSPYPNGVLAFARILNDSEVVVVANSNTQETFSISVIVDATLSPAGTVFVNQYSNQFGAMEFATVTQTGDVHIDEVDGSTSDGPACVISATVRPMEAIILARQVS; translated from the coding sequence ATGCCAACTAAGCTTAGCGATGCCACGGTTGCGGACAAGCTCAAAAGCGCGAAACAAGGCATTCCCGCGAACGGCTTGACAGCGTCACCAGAGGACTGGCGGGACTGCTGGATTTACTTTCTTATGGTCGACCGCTTCAATAACCCTGCGGCGCCACCGCCCTTGCCGTATGACCTCGACACTCAGACATTCCAGGGTGGCACGCTCGCCGGGATGAAGGTGCAGCTGGGATACCTCAAGGGACTGGGAGTGGGGGCAGTCTGGTTTACACCGGTTCTTAGGAACGGACGACTGCTCCAGGGAGCGCCCAACGAAGGGACGTATCACGGTTACGGCATTGAAAATTTTCTGGAAATCGACCCGCGATTCGGCTCAGGCGTGCAGGATATTGAGACAGAGCTCAGAGCCTTCGTTGCAGCGGCACACGAGCTTGACATCTATGTCATCTTCGACATCGTGCTCAACCATACTGGTGATGTGTTCGCCTACCCGGGCAATCAGTCGACGGCACCTTACCAGGAGCATCCTTACGACATTCAGTGGAGAGATGCCGAGGGCAACGCGCGTGCAGACTGGACAGATGCCTTGCAAATCACCGACCCGACAGACGGCGCAGTGCTGCCGACCGAACTGAGACAGAACGAATTTTTTCGTCGGGAGGGCGGAGGAGGCCCTGTTGAGACGGTGGGCGACTTCGGCTCATCGAAGCAGATGATGAGCGCGAACTATGAGCTTGGCAATTTTCTCATCCAGGCGTACCAGTACCTGATTGCTGCATTTGATATCGACGGATTTCGCATCGATACGCTCAAGTTTCTCGACCCGAGCTTCGCCTTGCGCTTCGGCAACGCCATTCGTGAGTTCGCGTTGAGTGTCGGCAAGAAGAACTTTTTCACGTTTGGAGAGGTGTGGGGCGGCGAGGACCAGATAGCCCGTTTCATCGGCCGCAACGTGCTCGCGTCTTCAACCGATATGGTTGGAGTTGATGCGGCGCTCGACTATCCGCTGTTCTACGCGTTGACGGCGACGATGAAGGGCTCGAGTGCACCCTCGAATCTCGCGGCGATGTATCAAAACCGCAAGAATGTCGAGAACGGCGTCATTAGCTCACACGGGGAAGCTACAAGGTTCTTCGTGACATTCCTCGACAATCATGACCAGTGGAGCCGCTACTATTACGTGGACCCGGCGAATCCCCACCACTACGATAACCAGGTCACCATGGCGATGGCGGCGCTATTTTGTTTGCCGGGAATTCCGTGCATCTACTACGGCACGGAACAAGGGCTTCATGGTGCGGGAGGTAGCGAAAGAGCGACACGAGAGGCGCTTTGGGGGAAGCCGGGCACGCCCTTCGACGACACCCATCCATTCTATTTGCAGCTCAAGAAGGTCTCGGCGGTGCGCAGCGCGTTGCCGGCGCTACGCTACGGCAGAATCTACTTCCGTCCTGTCTCGGGCGACGGCGCAAGCTACGGGGTTTCGCCTTATCCCAATGGCGTGCTGGCGTTCGCGCGCATTTTGAACGATAGCGAAGTAGTTGTTGTCGCGAACTCGAACACCCAAGAGACTTTCTCCATATCGGTCATCGTTGACGCGACCCTGAGCCCGGCTGGCACAGTGTTCGTCAACCAATACAGCAATCAGTTTGGAGCAATGGAGTTCGCGACCGTGACGCAAACCGGAGATGTTCACATCGACGAAGTCGACGGAAGCACATCAGATGGTCCAGCGTGCGTTATTTCAGCGACGGTTCGACCAATGGAAGCAATCATCTTAGCGCGACAGGTTTCATAA
- a CDS encoding cupin produces MAFALTFPQLFSDAIGESHFGSVNLQLVTRNFAPPAEPFDVSDFAAATRYGFLRAPSGWVGDLHPSPMCMWVFVLGGEVEFEASDGERRRLPAGSAILLEDTTGKGHQSRVIGDVPVLLAVVQV; encoded by the coding sequence ATGGCGTTTGCGCTGACATTTCCACAACTGTTTTCAGACGCGATTGGCGAAAGTCATTTTGGGTCGGTAAACCTGCAGCTGGTAACCCGCAACTTCGCGCCCCCCGCTGAACCCTTTGACGTGTCGGATTTCGCGGCAGCGACCCGCTACGGATTTTTGCGCGCGCCCAGCGGATGGGTCGGCGACCTTCATCCTTCGCCCATGTGCATGTGGGTATTCGTGCTCGGCGGGGAAGTGGAGTTTGAGGCCAGTGACGGTGAGCGACGACGCCTCCCGGCAGGAAGCGCGATATTGCTTGAAGACACCACGGGCAAAGGGCATCAGAGTCGTGTCATCGGCGACGTGCCCGTGCTTCTCGCGGTGGTTCAGGTTTGA
- a CDS encoding zinc-dependent alcohol dehydrogenase, whose amino-acid sequence MRALRWHGKHDIRCDTVPDPIIEQGRDAIIKVSTCAICGSDLHLFDGFMPTMESGDIMGHEFMGEVVDVGKDNHKLKVGDRVVVPFTIFCGECEQCKRGNFSVCERSNRNAEKADKVFGHTTAGLFGYSHLTGGYAGGQAEYVRVPMADTTHVKIPDGLTDEQVVFLGDIFPTGWQAAVNCDIQPDDTVAIWGAGPVGQMAIRSAILLGAKQVVVIDRVRERLAMARDSGAIIINFEEQSVLERLKELTNGKGPEKCIDAVGMESHATRSFDAVYDRVKQAVMLETDRPHVLREMIYVCRPAGILSVPGVYDGLIDKIPFGASMNKGLTWKMGQTHVNRWTDDLLHRIQEGQIDPSFVITHTVSLEEGPAMYKTFRDKEDGCIKVVLKP is encoded by the coding sequence ATGAGAGCATTGCGCTGGCACGGCAAGCATGACATTCGTTGCGACACGGTTCCCGATCCCATCATCGAGCAAGGTCGTGACGCCATTATCAAGGTATCGACCTGCGCGATTTGCGGCTCCGACCTACATCTCTTCGATGGATTCATGCCCACCATGGAAAGTGGCGACATCATGGGCCACGAGTTCATGGGCGAGGTCGTCGACGTCGGAAAGGACAATCACAAGCTGAAGGTCGGCGATCGGGTCGTCGTGCCGTTCACCATTTTCTGCGGCGAGTGCGAGCAGTGCAAGCGTGGCAATTTCTCTGTCTGCGAGCGTAGCAACCGCAACGCAGAGAAAGCTGACAAGGTGTTTGGCCACACGACGGCGGGGCTGTTCGGCTATTCGCATCTCACAGGCGGTTATGCAGGTGGACAGGCCGAATACGTGCGCGTGCCCATGGCCGATACGACCCACGTCAAGATCCCCGATGGACTGACCGACGAGCAGGTTGTTTTCCTCGGTGACATCTTTCCGACCGGTTGGCAGGCCGCCGTGAACTGCGATATCCAGCCTGACGATACGGTCGCGATCTGGGGTGCGGGTCCCGTAGGGCAAATGGCGATCCGCAGTGCAATTCTGCTCGGGGCGAAGCAGGTTGTCGTGATTGACCGGGTGCGGGAGCGGCTGGCGATGGCACGGGACAGTGGCGCGATCATCATCAATTTCGAAGAGCAAAGCGTGCTTGAACGGCTCAAGGAATTGACTAACGGAAAGGGGCCGGAGAAATGTATCGACGCGGTGGGCATGGAGTCCCATGCGACGCGCTCTTTCGATGCCGTTTATGACCGCGTCAAACAGGCCGTGATGTTAGAGACCGACCGTCCGCATGTGCTGCGCGAAATGATCTATGTGTGCCGTCCGGCGGGAATCCTGTCGGTGCCTGGCGTCTACGACGGACTGATCGACAAGATTCCGTTCGGGGCGTCGATGAACAAGGGACTCACGTGGAAGATGGGGCAAACCCATGTCAACCGATGGACAGACGACCTGCTGCATCGGATTCAGGAAGGCCAGATCGATCCTTCATTCGTGATCACGCATACGGTGTCGCTAGAAGAAGGGCCCGCTATGTACAAGACATTTCGCGATAAGGAGGACGGTTGCATCAAGGTTGTACTGAAACCTTAG
- a CDS encoding TetR/AcrR family transcriptional regulator has translation MNELKVKRDPEGTRRRILDAATQQFSTHGLAGARVDAIATAADTNERMLYYYFESKEGLYVAVLEAMYVEFANHEVSLDLSGLPPAEAIRVLAVSIWDYFRENPKWLNLINNENLHEGQYLERSAQLREAISPLISLLSATLSRGAATGEFRAGVDALDFYVTMVAMGYYVVSNRFTLKAFVGRDYSAPSAIEAVSAMQVEMLLSFLRPASAAASLYPASAGAAAREDGARMN, from the coding sequence ATGAACGAACTCAAAGTGAAAAGAGACCCCGAGGGCACGCGCCGGCGCATTCTGGACGCGGCGACGCAACAGTTCTCAACGCATGGGCTCGCCGGGGCGCGCGTCGACGCAATTGCCACCGCCGCCGACACGAACGAGCGGATGCTCTACTACTACTTCGAAAGCAAGGAAGGGCTGTACGTCGCCGTCCTCGAGGCCATGTACGTCGAGTTCGCGAATCACGAAGTGAGCCTGGACCTGTCGGGGCTGCCACCCGCAGAAGCCATTCGGGTGCTTGCAGTCTCCATATGGGATTACTTTCGAGAAAACCCCAAGTGGCTGAACCTCATCAACAACGAAAATCTGCACGAAGGGCAATATCTCGAGCGCTCGGCGCAACTGCGAGAGGCCATTTCGCCGTTGATTAGCCTGTTGAGCGCAACCCTTTCGCGCGGCGCAGCTACCGGGGAATTCCGAGCCGGGGTAGACGCGCTGGATTTCTACGTGACCATGGTCGCCATGGGCTATTACGTGGTTTCCAACCGGTTCACCCTGAAGGCGTTTGTCGGGCGGGACTACTCGGCACCGTCTGCCATCGAGGCAGTGTCCGCGATGCAGGTCGAGATGCTGCTGTCGTTTTTGAGGCCAGCATCGGCAGCCGCATCACTCTATCCTGCGAGCGCGGGCGCTGCTGCACGAGAAGATGGGGCGAGAATGAACTGA
- a CDS encoding alkaline phosphatase family protein, with product MAAIQHVFVLMLENRSYDSVFGWSNLTGTAPAGAPTTANGLPTTPIVNFGRTGTSYQLGKGSPYALGFDPGHEFTDVCVQLCGLQVASGDTVRNDALVLGTNGYPPFATDASTTGFAATYEDHSDTVADAFSAFTPDQLPVLNFLARQFGVCDNWFASIPGPTWPNRFFAVAGTSSGLDHSPSDAQVVEAVFFNAPLFTFPNGTVFSKLQESDWLIVQGDVAQTRGIHGMQNLLNRFVSMDTLTSRLASNSLSEKFIFIEPTYDAKNDFRNGNSMHPCGDVRRGEALVKQVYDAISTSSLWDNSVLLIVFDEHGGFFDHVTPPNAEPPGSAENARLKTHNFAFDRLGVRVPAIVVSPFVPAGTIDHSLYDHTSILKTTDALLGLNGALNLTARVRAADDFSKMLSLSTPRSVVPQCPSPVAASGDPRPSSEGSPRAKDPFLPLYAHH from the coding sequence ATGGCAGCGATACAGCACGTTTTTGTTCTCATGCTTGAGAACCGTTCTTATGACAGCGTGTTTGGTTGGTCCAACCTGACGGGCACTGCGCCCGCAGGTGCCCCGACAACCGCCAACGGACTGCCCACAACCCCCATCGTCAACTTCGGCCGAACCGGGACCTCCTACCAGCTAGGCAAGGGTTCGCCTTATGCACTTGGTTTTGACCCGGGCCACGAATTTACCGACGTCTGTGTTCAGCTTTGCGGGCTGCAGGTCGCAAGTGGGGATACCGTTCGCAACGATGCTCTCGTTCTAGGCACCAATGGCTATCCTCCGTTCGCAACAGACGCGTCAACAACGGGATTCGCTGCTACGTACGAGGACCATTCCGACACAGTGGCTGACGCCTTCAGCGCTTTCACGCCCGACCAACTTCCTGTGCTGAATTTTCTGGCCCGCCAGTTCGGTGTGTGCGATAACTGGTTTGCTTCGATACCAGGACCAACGTGGCCCAATCGATTCTTTGCCGTGGCTGGCACCTCGTCTGGGCTTGACCACTCACCTAGTGATGCGCAAGTTGTGGAAGCAGTGTTCTTCAACGCACCACTCTTCACCTTCCCGAATGGAACGGTCTTCTCGAAGCTTCAGGAATCGGACTGGCTCATCGTACAGGGCGACGTGGCGCAGACGCGTGGCATTCACGGAATGCAAAATCTGCTCAATCGATTCGTCTCCATGGATACGCTCACATCGAGACTTGCCAGCAATTCCTTGAGCGAAAAGTTCATATTCATCGAGCCTACGTACGACGCGAAGAATGACTTCCGGAATGGCAATTCGATGCATCCGTGCGGTGACGTCCGCCGCGGAGAAGCGTTGGTCAAGCAGGTCTACGACGCTATCAGTACTTCCAGCCTATGGGACAACAGCGTGCTGCTCATCGTCTTCGATGAACACGGTGGCTTCTTCGACCACGTGACGCCGCCCAATGCGGAACCGCCAGGCTCTGCAGAAAACGCCCGTCTGAAAACGCACAATTTCGCGTTCGACAGACTGGGCGTGCGTGTCCCGGCTATTGTCGTGTCTCCTTTCGTTCCGGCCGGAACCATCGACCATTCGTTGTACGACCACACGTCAATTCTGAAGACGACGGACGCGCTGCTCGGGCTCAATGGGGCGCTCAACCTGACCGCACGCGTGCGCGCCGCGGACGATTTCTCGAAGATGTTGAGCCTGTCCACGCCTCGCTCAGTCGTTCCGCAATGTCCGTCGCCCGTCGCCGCGAGCGGCGACCCGCGTCCGTCCAGCGAAGGCTCTCCCCGCGCGAAAGACCCGTTCCTGCCGCTTTACGCGCACCACTAG